A window of Primulina tabacum isolate GXHZ01 chromosome 4, ASM2559414v2, whole genome shotgun sequence contains these coding sequences:
- the LOC142542175 gene encoding uncharacterized protein LOC142542175 isoform X2, with protein sequence MSCAVLFAEVTLTYLFICGLFYSTWKFFLFYGLQRRESAISETTAKKLKIEHTYKDPRICFRVLHAIPSHEAIDTVEGFAIKNKSCLCVMERYWVSSISSEMPGYVAMT encoded by the exons ATGTCTTGCGCCGTCCTATTCGCAGAGGTCACCTTAACATATCTCTTCATTTGTGGTTTGTTCTATTCTACTTGGaagttttttcttttttatggcTTGCAGAGAAGAGAATCAGCTATCTCAGAGACGACTGCAAAAAAGCTAAAAATAGAGCATACATACAAAGATCCTCGAATTTGTTTCAG GGTATTGCATGCTATTCCCTCTCATGAAGCTATTGATACAGTGGAG GGTTTTGCAATCAAGAACAAATCCTGCCTTTGTGTCATGGAAAG ATACTGGGTGTCCTCGATTTCAAGCGAGATGCCTGGATACGTCGCGATGACCTGA
- the LOC142542175 gene encoding uncharacterized protein LOC142542175 isoform X1: MSCAVLFAEVTLTYLFICGLFYSTWKFFLFYGLQRRESAISETTAKKLKIEHTYKDPRICFRVLHAIPSHEAIDTVEGFAIKNKSCLCVMERWSDEFLLYVYWVSSISSEMPGYVAMT, translated from the exons ATGTCTTGCGCCGTCCTATTCGCAGAGGTCACCTTAACATATCTCTTCATTTGTGGTTTGTTCTATTCTACTTGGaagttttttcttttttatggcTTGCAGAGAAGAGAATCAGCTATCTCAGAGACGACTGCAAAAAAGCTAAAAATAGAGCATACATACAAAGATCCTCGAATTTGTTTCAG GGTATTGCATGCTATTCCCTCTCATGAAGCTATTGATACAGTGGAG GGTTTTGCAATCAAGAACAAATCCTGCCTTTGTGTCATGGAAAGGTGGAGTGATGAGTTCTTGCTATACGT ATACTGGGTGTCCTCGATTTCAAGCGAGATGCCTGGATACGTCGCGATGACCTGA